The proteins below are encoded in one region of Brassica napus cultivar Da-Ae chromosome A6, Da-Ae, whole genome shotgun sequence:
- the LOC106347397 gene encoding branched-chain-amino-acid aminotransferase 3, chloroplastic: MERATISPSLSQNYLLCPSRALTTRLHYFSTTRNLSSPSSSSSSSIKLQHSSSNGGTSLTRCNAVLSNSPSSAEVADIDWDNIGFGLKPTDYMYVMKCNLDGEFSKGELQRFGNIEVSPSAGVLNYGQGLFEGMKAYRQQDGKNILLFRPEENATRMRSGAERMCMPAPTVDQFVEAVKATVLANKRWVPPAGKGSLYIRPLLMGTGAVLGLAPAPEYTFLVYVSPVGNYFKEGVAPINLIVESEFHRATPGGTGGVKTIGNYAAVLKAQSIAKSKGYSDVLYLDCLHKRYLEEVSSCNIFIVKDKVISTPEIKGTILPGITRKSIIDVARTQGFKVEERNVTVDELLEADEVFCTGTAVVVSPVGSITHKGKRVSYGEGSFGPVSEKLYTVLTSLQMGLSEDNMNWTVNLS, translated from the exons atggagagagcAACCATTTCCCCGAGCCTGAGTCAAAACTACCTACTTTGTCCTTCACGCGCCTTAACCACGCGCCTCCACTACTTCTCCACGACTCGAAACTTATCATCGCCTTCGTCTTCGTCTTCCTCCTCCATCAag CTTCAGCATTCTTCTTCCAATGGCGGAACCTCCCTTACTCGTTGCAACGCCGTCCTCTCCAATTCGCCTTCCAG TGCGGAGGTAGCAGACATAGATTGGGACAACATAGGGTTCGGTCTGAAGCCGACTGATTACATGTACGTCATGAAATGCAACCTCGATGGGGAGTTCTCAAAGGGTGAATTGCAACGTTTTGGGAACATTGAAGTCAGCCCATCTGCTGGTGTTCTCAACTATGGACAG GGATTGTTCGAAGGAATGAAAGCTTACAGACAGCAAGACGGTAAGAACATCCTCCTCTTTCGTCCTGAAGAGAATGCAACGCGTATGAGAAGTGGTGCCGAGAGGATGTGTATGCCTGCTCCTACCGTTGACCAGTTTGTCGAAGCTGTCAAAGCAACCGTATTAGCAAACAAACGCTGG GTTCCACCTGCAGGGAAAGGTTCTTTGTATATTAGACCGTTGCTAATGGGAACTGGAGCTGTTCTTGGTCTTGCCCCTGCTCCAGAATATACTTTCCTTGTCTATGTTTCTCCTGTTGGAAACTACTTCAAG GAAGGTGTGGCACCGATCAATTTGATTGtggagagtgaatttcaccgtGCAACACCTGGTGGTACCGGTGGTGTTAAGACCATTGGCAACTACGCTGCA GTACTAAAAGCACAGTCGATTGCGAAATCTAAAGGATATTCCGACGTTTTGTACCTTGATTGCCTTCACAAAAGATACCTTGAGGAGGTCTCCTCTTGCAATATCTTCATTGTCAAG GACAAAGTGATATCTACTCCTGAAATAAAAGGAACCATTTTACCAGGGATTACGCGGAAAAGTATAATCGACGTGGCTcgtacccaagggtttaag GTGGAGGAAAGGAATGTGACAGTGGACGAGTTACTAGAAGCGGACGAAGTTTTCTGCACAGGAACCGCCGTGGTTGTCTCTCCCGTTGGAAGCATTACCCACAAAGGCAAAAG AGTATCTTATGGAGAAGGTAGCTTTGGACCTGTCTCCGAGAAACTCTACACCGTTCTGACAAGCTTGCAGATGGGTCTGAGCGAGGACAACATGAACTGGACTGTTAATCTGAGTTAG